One window of Plasmodium berghei ANKA genome assembly, chromosome: 5 genomic DNA carries:
- a CDS encoding haloacid dehalogenase-like hydrolase, putative, with translation MSPEENNNMLVVRDTNGKPVDKHNLKNNIKIVFTDLDGTLLNDNSKASKLNIESLVKAKNKGIKIVFATGRPIFSANDVIGEDAKKNNLSLMPGIYLNGCITYGPNGDRIIDHYINENLIMDIYNFSKEHNLVKHIVWYSLEKTHTLEINEHIKEYMTVECIKPDIIDEETLKNTKIYKILISLNKHNLPNVLKIYQDKFSDQICVANTFKTYVELFHHNTNKFEGVKALCKYFNISLSDALVIGDGENDIEMLQGIETSIAVHNASSKIKQLANYVGPSNNDNALHHALRTFCNI, from the coding sequence atgagtccagaagaaaataataatatgctCGTTGTAAGAGATACCAATGGAAAACCAGTCGATAaacataatttaaaaaataatataaaaattgtttttacCGATTTAGATGGAacattattaaatgataatagtAAAGCATccaaattaaatatagaaaGTTTAGTAAAggcaaaaaataaaggaatCAAAATAGTTTTTGCTACTGGACGTCCAATATTTTCAGCTAATGATGTAATAGGAGAAGatgctaaaaaaaataatttaagtTTAATGCCgggaatatatttaaacgGTTGTATCACTTATGGACCGAATGGTGACAGAATAATTgatcattatataaatgaaaatttaataatggatatatataatttttcaaaagaACACAATTTAGTTAAACATATAGTTTGGTATAGTTTAGAAAAAACACACACGcttgaaataaatgaacATATTAAGGAATATATGACAGTTGAATGTATAAAACCTGATATTATTGATGAAgaaacattaaaaaatacaaaaatatataaaattttaattagcttaaataaacataacTTACCaaatgtattaaaaatttatcaaGACAAATTTTCGGATCAAATTTGTGTAGCTAATACATTTAAAACATATGTAGAATTGTTTCAtcataatacaaataaatttgaagGTGTAAAAGCattatgtaaatatttcaatataAGCTTAAGTGATGCATTAGTTATAGGAGATGGCGAAAATGATATAGAGATGCTACAAGGCATAGAAACTTCAATAGCAGTACACAATGCTTctagtaaaataaaacagcTCGCAAACTACGTAGGCCCATCAAACAATGATAATGCATTACATCATGCATTACGAACATTTTGCAAcatttaa
- a CDS encoding S-adenosylmethionine decarboxylase/ornithine decarboxylase, putative — MSNVFEGIEKRVVIKLRKNVFMNGNINSLLDISRDLWEEKLHLIGCNIVSEIKEDINAPLNERSRVYLLSESSLYIYNDMIYIKTCGKTKVLFFIPFLVDILIYKWKKYFVLEKPNLYNESFIQNNTKLEEILDFIQNYFEYSFFTHMNYKNVTKDGYYEQEYPHKSVDDEKVFFKFFLKSMEFISTPLPMNRNHYIFFSQVNKDATIDTSALNVFPNFCSEMHLFGIKKYSMPNQFHSEYLTYDSLNVLSKYSINIPKSEESEKIEVCNSSVYSFDSVENSSKYTSNTANTNITVNVSKDLDNNSINTLYNTIDDQTVMLTCSDDKNNNLNEFDSKLLLAEENSKNMDKDNTQVFDNNNYIFISTPKAQETYSNTNSVRSNEKSTCSSNTYTSLLQNDLKEFHPKNNSMDTIEDDGKLLVEEEVISYISNEETIDAKVEQLDNLSNKNMLDNNLDKNYEQTEANGPSLSSFTIACSDFLNKNANDEKGKDNTSSNMGIKKIEENLYECINIQNNEKFMYNEFYFVPYGFSCNVANKNNYLCVHYSPEDCVSYVSVELSCVLKSENFMNFIKKQLNFYKAQYLYIVNYLYDFNEDTLAQKSGDNNSDNTNRFLSVLLSSQNNKSIKSINEVIEVNKKLGNNIIINNDQYYSLCAKKEQYVGFLKIQYCVYEQKNFIRNEEKIKPYNSIYFEQPNKNAQNVNALKSTTPLSLQYVNSMYEYSYNFCKENNIHIIDIKDDLNSMDNTSNSNRNNYSISNSSDNADDIHMEKNSSILNYAHETKKRTDHISSFLLDGQEFQSEKSRLGSETNSNTTDDDNNEFVLEKKHKKEMMNYYRNNKAEICTFNKMLNENIDTSVICINLQKILLQYIRFKRNLPRVTPFYAVKSNDDEVVLKFLYGLNCSFDCASIGEINKLITLLPNISTDRIIYANTIKSPASLKYAKEKNINLCTFDNIDELKKICKYHPTCSLLLRINIDFKNYKSYMSSKYGANEYEWEKILKFGKENNMNIIGVSFHVGSNTKNIFDFCQAIKLSREVFNISHRLGYKFEILNMGGGYPEELEYDFAKKNEEKHYCTLNEEELKKYIMSFLNEKSVIKKNYNFYNFEKIALAINMSIDHYFKDIKDQLRIISEPGRYMVASSSTLAAKVIGKRCPTFSPIRLSNLKNAEDNNDNVVSNEQVANNDNYQQNDDGNIQNKDQGNCTGTIPIAELKTEKESKHLTSEVCTNGEIQTNNVYNTSTNHENVNSFSPTENGKTVIPGSAFNHEDNSKLGNITNIKKKVVNIHDNRYNYYSYYITDSIYGCFSGIIFDEYSRPPMYIINNNKIDSKQMILDSPLYLTNIFGQSCDGLDMITSSTYLPECNINDWIIYEYTGAYTFVSSSNFNGFQSCQKIYIFPRNKFPFSV; from the coding sequence ATGAGCAACGTATTTGAAGGAATCGAAAAACGCGTAGTAATCAAGCtaagaaaaaatgtgtTTATGAACGGAAACATAAATTCCCTATTAGATATATCACGAGATTTATGGGAAGAAAAGCTTCATTTAATAGGTTGTAATATAGTATCagaaataaaagaagaTATAAATGCACCACTAAATGAAAGATCCAgagtatatttattatcagaaagttcattatatatatacaatgacatgatatatataaaaacctgtggaaaaacaaaagtattattttttattccttttcttgttgatatattaatatataaatggaaaaaatactTTGTCTTAGAAAAACccaatttatataatgaatcctttattcaaaataatacGAAATTAGAAGAAATTTTGGATTTTATACAAAactattttgaatattccTTCTTCACACACatgaattataaaaatgtaacaAAAGATGGTTATTATGAGCAAGAATATCCTCATAAATCTGTTGACGATGAAAAagtttttttcaaattttttctaaaaagtATGGAATTTATTAGCACGCCTTTGCCTATGAATAGAAAtcattacatttttttttcgcaAGTTAACAAAGATGCAACAATAGATACTTCTGCTTTGAACGTATTCCCCAATTTTTGTTCTGAAATGCACTTATTTGggattaaaaaatatagtatgCCAAACCAATTCCATAGTGAATATTTAACTTATGATTCGCTCAATGTACTTTCTAAGTATTCTATAAATATTCCAAAATCTGAAGAAAGCGAAAAGATAGAGGTATGTAACAGTAGTGTGTATTCATTTGACTCAGTTGAAAATTCATCAAAATACACAAGCAACACTGCAAATACGAATATTACAGTAAATGTTTCTAAGGATCTAGACAATAACTCAATCAATACTTTGTATAATACAATAGACGATCAAACAGTAATGTTAACTTGTTCTGatgacaaaaataataatttaaatgaatttgattcaaaattattattagctgaagaaaattcaaaaaatatggataaGGATAACACGCAAGTATtcgataataataattatatctttatttcaACTCCTAAAGCACAAGAAACTTATAGTAACACTAATAGTGTTAGAAGCAATGAGAAAAGTACATGCAGTAGTAACACATATACTTCTTTATTAcaaaatgatttaaaagaaTTCCATCCAAAAAATAACTCTATGGATACAATAGAAGATGATGGTAAACTTTTAGTAGAAGAAGAAGTTATTAGTTACATAAGCAATGAAGAAACAATCGATGCAAAAGTTGAGCAGCTTGATAACTTatcaaacaaaaatatgttggataataatttagataaaaattatgagcAAACCGAAGCAAACGGCCCTTCCTTATCATCTTTTACAATTGCATGTTCTGACTTtcttaataaaaatgcaaatGACGAAAAAGGCAAAGATAACACATCAAGCAATATGGGcatcaaaaaaattgaagaaaatttatatgaatgcataaatatacaaaataatgaaaaatttatgtataacgaattttattttgttccaTACGGATTTTCTTGTAATGttgcaaataaaaataattatttatgtgtTCATTATTCACCTGAAGATTGTGTTTCATATGTATCTGTAGAATTATCATGCGTATTGAAATcagaaaattttatgaattttataaaaaaacagctgaatttttataaggcacaatatttatacatagTTAATTATTTGTATGATTTTAACGAAGATACGTTGGCACAGAAATCTGGAGATAATAATAGCGATAACACTAATCGATTCCTCTCAGTTTTATTATCCtctcaaaataataagagTATAAAAAGCATCAATGAAGTAATAgaagtaaataaaaaattgggaaacaacattattataaacaaTGATCAGTATTACAGTTTATGCGCAAAAAAAGAACAATATGTTGgctttttaaaaattcaataTTGTGTTTATGAACagaaaaattttattcGAAACGAAGAAAAAATCAAACCATACAActctatttattttgaacaGCCTAACAAAAATGCACAGAATGTTAACGCATTGAAATCTACAACACCATTATCTTTACAATATGTTAATAGTATGTATGAATAtagttataatttttgcaAAGAAAATAACATTCATATCATCGATATAAAAGATGATTTGAACTCGATGGATAATACTTCAAACTCCAATCGTAATAATTATTCTATAAGTAATTCTAGTGATAACGCTGATGATATTCATATGGAAAAGAACTCGAGTATACTAAACTACGCTCatgaaacaaaaaaacgAACGGATCATATATCATCTTTTCTTTTAGATGGACAAGAATTTCAAAGTGAAAAAAGTAGGTTGGGTTCTGAAACGAATAGCAATACCACAGACGATGATAACAACGAATTTgttttggaaaaaaaacataaaaaagaaatgatgaattattatcgtaataataaagcagaaatatgcacatttaataaaatgctaaatgaaaatattgaCACATCAGTAATTTGTattaatttacaaaaaatattattacaatatATTCGATTTAAAAGAAACCTACCAAGAGTTACACCATTTTATGCAGTAAAAAGTAACGATGATGAAGTTGtcttaaaatttttatatggcTTAAATTGTAGTTTTGATTGTGCATCCATTGGcgaaataaacaaattaataaccCTTTTACCAAACATATCTACAGATAGAATAATTTATGCTAATACTATTAAAAGCCCAGCTTcattaaaatatgcaaaagaaaaaaatataaacttaTGCACATTTGACAATATTGATGagttgaaaaaaatatgtaaatatcATCCTACTTGCTCATTACTTTTACGTATTAATAtagattttaaaaattataaatcaTATATGTCGTCAAAATATGGTGCAAATGAATATGAATGGGAAAAAATTCTTAAATTTGGAAAAGAAAAcaatatgaatattatagGTGTATCATTTCATGTAGGTagtaatacaaaaaatatattcgaTTTTTGTCAAGCTATAAAATTATCGAGAGaagtttttaatattagtCATCGCCTTGGGTATAAAtttgaaattttaaatatggGGGGTGGATATCCTGAAGAATTAGAATATGattttgcaaaaaaaaatgaagaaaaacattattgtactttaaatgaagaagaattaaaaaaatatatcatgagttttttaaatgaaaaatcagttattaaaaaaaattataacttTTACAATTTTGAAAAGATTGCACTTGCTATTAATATGTCTATAGATCATTATTTTAAGGATATTAAAGATCAATTGAGAATTATTTCTGAGCCTGGTAGATATATGGTTGCTTCTTCATCAACACTAGCTGCCAAAGTTATTGGAAAGCGATGCCCTACTTTTTCCCCTATCAGATTAtccaatttaaaaaatgctgaagataataatgataatgtGGTAAGCAATGAACAAGTGGCTAATAACGACAATTATCAGCAAAATGATGATggaaatatacaaaataaagacCAAGGAAATTGCACAGGAACTATACCAATTGCAGAATTAAAAACTGAAAAAGAAAGCAAACATTTAACATCTGAAGTATGCACTAATGGAGAGATACAAACAAacaatgtatataatactaGCACAAATCATGAAAATGTTAACTCTTTTTCTCCAACGGAAAATGGTAAAACTGTTATTCCTGGAAGTGCATTTAATCATGAAGATAATTCAAAACTAGgaaatataacaaatattaaaaaaaaagttgtTAATATCCATGATAATagatataattattattcatattatataactGACAGTATTTATGGATGCTTTAGtggaattatttttgatgAATATAGCAGACCGCCaatgtatattataaataataacaaaatagaCTCAAAACAAATGATATTAGATTCCCCTTTGtatttaacaaatatatttgggCAATCATGTGATGGGCTTGATATGATTACTTCATCTACATATTTACCTGAatgtaatataaatgattggattatatatgaatatacaGGCGCGTATACTTTTGTTAGCTCCTCAAATTTCAATGGGTTTCAGTCCTgccaaaaaatatacattttccCTCGAAATAAATTTCCCTTTTCCGTTTGA
- a CDS encoding heptatricopeptide repeat-containing protein HPR1 produces the protein MLIYGILLGRGKANKIYPQNIGRWMYAHFVTCTTNDNIILKRNYEEIKNLKAQELRRLSESCCIKKISDVIIWSEICRNAIKKSDEFKHFDALLLLSCFDKMNLLDKILYTHFSDIFIKNINNFEPRHLILLINLYCKVNIFPRILFIEVFHAIIRYSSKLYPNEYVDIFECFAKYEIANKDLISTLCKSIVKNINLFGYTDLCSIVGALRSLKINDDVFFYCIDEKQLKELKMSTCQELFDYINKIKLLKYSWELYEKDLIKEFLNRINDFKNGNDVNQLHDPFICLNYLISKNIISNNFLLTLSMWCANQVYQYPSRSAKRPLSYQLIKLYQIMKEHNVENYDFIEKAIHKFVISRGGLATNREKITKPVSYQKGRKYIFTPDPLNAYSEDTNKYIDSSNKTENIPNKNEQLAYSNMYQGNDKDFDLTETYSYNENANDHIKYNPNILTQKQKLINLSLEKKTENKKETYSNSRHCNFKLRQRPKRIKNQPIQDQK, from the coding sequence ATGCTTATATATGGGATATTGCTTGGAAGGGGAAAAGCCAACAAAATTTATCCCCAAAATATAGGGCGATGGATGTATGCACATTTTGTAACATGTACaacaaatgataatataatattaaaaagaaattatgaggaaataaaaaatttaaaggCACAAGAATTGCGCAGATTAAGCGAAAGCTgttgtataaaaaaaataagcgATGTAATTATATGGAGTGAAATATGTAGAAATgctattaaaaaaagtgacgaatttaaacattttgacgcattattactattatcaTGTTTTGATAAGATGAATTTATTAgacaaaattttatatacacatttttcagatatattcataaagaatataaataacttTGAACCTAgacatttaatattattaataaatttatattgtaaagttaatatatttccacgtattttatttatagaaGTTTTTCATGCTATAATACGTTATTCATCTAAGTTGTATCCAAATGAATATGttgatatttttgaatgttttgcaaaatatgaaatagCAAATAAAGATTTGATAAGTACATTGTGTAAGTCtatagtaaaaaatatcaacCTTTTTGGTTACACAGATTTATGTTCTATTGTTGGAGCATTAAGATcgttaaaaataaatgatgatgtatttttttattgtattgACGAAAAGCaattaaaagaattaaaaatgtcAACTTGCCAAGAATTAtttgattatataaataaaataaaattattaaaatacaGTTGGGAATTATACGAAAAAgatttaataaaagaatttttaaatagaATAAATGACtttaaaaatggaaatgaTGTAAATCAATTGCATGACccatttatttgtttaaattatttaatttcaaaaaatataatttctaataactttttattaactTTAAGTATGTGGTGTGCTAATCAAGTTTATCAATATCCATCAAGATCAGCTAAGAGGCCTTTATCTTATCaacttataaaattatatcagATTATGAAAGAACACAATGtagaaaattatgattttatagaaaaagcaattcataaatttgttattaGCAGAGGAGGTCTGGCTACTAATCgtgaaaaaataactaaGCCAGTTTCTTATCAAAAGGGaaggaaatatatatttacccCTGATCCATTAAATGCGTATTCTGAggatacaaataaatatatagattCATCTAATAAAACAGAAAACATcccaaataaaaatgaacaatTAGCCTATTCGAATATGTACCAAGGAAATGATAAAGATTTCGATTTAACAGAAACATATTCATACAACGAGAATGCAAATGATCATATTAAATACAATCCTAATATACTAACACAAAAACAGAAATTGATTAATCTAAGTTTGGAGAAAAAAactgaaaataaaaaagaaacataCTCTAATTCTCGGCAttgtaattttaaattacgCCAAAGACCTAAAAGGATAAAAAATCAGCCAATACAAGATCAAAAATAG
- a CDS encoding early transcribed membrane protein: MKVSKIFVLFNVILITHYLVFGLSKSVPKKNTSAFKKFQDDLSKKIAKNKKTIVAALGYIAAATAIAAVGYGVGVHTAQKKDSKSKKLPSISRNSSNSNPKNTKGTNKNETQPNSDYKPSKSGGSSKYPKTESSTKASTSSKLESYYPKYVKSDSPAKPDSPAKPDSAPKSESSTYITSYKPRYGTTSPARSESPTSSVSSTSLSKTSTYSTSSSPPVSKTSTSSTPVSSTSLSKTSTYSTSSSPPVSKTSTSSTPVSSTSLSKTSTYSTSSSPPVSTYNHGSSSVNSTNSSGNALYNYSIPRPNVTSNLSIS; the protein is encoded by the coding sequence ATGAAGGTATCCAAGATATTCGTCTTATTTAATGTTATACTAATAACGCATTATTTAGTTTTTGGTTTGTCGAAAAGTGTACCCAAGAAAAATACGAGCGCTTTTAAGAAATTCCAAGATGATTTATCAAAGAAAATAGCAAAAAACAAGAAAACCATCGTGGCTGCATTAGGATATATAGCGGCCGCAACTGCAATAGCTGCAGTAGGATATGGAGTTGGTGTACATACAGCCCAAAAGAAAGACTCCAAAAGCAAAAAACTACCCTCAATTTCTCGTAATTCATCAAATAGTAATCCCAAAAACACAAAAGGaactaataaaaatgaaacacAACCCAATAGTGATTACAAGCCTTCTAAATCTGGAGGGTCTTCTAAATATCCTAAAACAGAATCATCTACTAAAGCAAGCACGTCTTCTAAACTAGAATCATATTATCCCAAATATGTTAAATCAGACTCACCGGCTAAACCAGACTCACCGGCTAAACCAGACTCAGCTCCTAAATCAGAATCATCTACTTATATAACATCTTATAAACCACGTTATGGAACAACTTCTCCTGCTAGATCTGAATCTCCTACTTCTTCTGTATCATCTACATCTCTTTCTAAAACTTCAACATATTCCACTTCTTCATCACCACCTGTTTCTAAAACTTCAACATCTTCCACTCCTGTATCATCTACATCTCTTTCTAAAACTTCAACATATTCCACTTCTTCATCACCACCTGTTTCTAAAACTTCAACATCTTCCACTCCTGTATCATCTACATCTCTTTCTAAAACTTCAACATATTCCACTTCTTCATCACCACCTGTTTCTACATATAATCATGGTTCTTCCTCTGTTAACTCTACTAACTCAAGTGGTAATgctttatataattatagtATCCCTAGGCCCAATGTCACATCTAACTTATCTATTTCATAA
- a CDS encoding WD repeat-containing protein 70, putative produces MNEDDVVGDSEYSNEFSDEDDSNEFKSDNASGKQSNKSVKENNSSEDAYNNEKNEIEGNKLFFNMKKETININNKHICNTKIMNNGNSLIISGNDHNVRIYEFKNMNKYEKNYTKLINLSENSIVNSLDINNNFILLGYGYKCYVYNMKCELIKNTIRGDMYITDVNKTKGHMRQINCCKFHPNNNNIFISGSLDSTLRIWDLKNEKNIYGIDNELVHSQCLKILNEKNIMNNNILCCDFSKDGNTILIGCENGQLDIRNKISNDYMYSYRSDYNMSSGNKKGLCHKNSIIDILTSKKMDYYFFTRSLDETIKYWDRRNLQTPINTIENVDTFISKSNMSFYGTGEKYLAIGTQRKKTENKINIRNNNNDKIVGSRKASFDINEEETWVNEDKENIINFENIVDLEERENKEAEIKKAKMKKYTMGNYIKVYKGEDDINKYLNEMASCNNKINKSIEGALNIYDITSCNFNMIYSEIYEGCGIISTCYDDTIKQLFLGTTNGNCIIYYDNNSRNGVLQYINKEENVTNSVDNSFYVNTENIFNMDNIPEDIHITESGKVIIKKKNKRVKMNPTIGLHTSNAYEKKRHIDPYSKYIVNTKDGKNAYEDIDNEIKNTDEKEDDIVDILRKRELNKKENDYFLKAYQHTQPNKIIDYSSGDEQEYSKFLTMPKCPQCGIKNCVCGYMKGKGKK; encoded by the coding sequence ATGAACGAAGACGACGTAGTAGGGGATAGCGAATACTCAAACGAGTTTTCGGATGAAGATGATTCAAATGAATTTAAATCTGACAATGCAAGTGGGAAACAAAGTAATAAGAGTGTGAAGGAAAATAACAGTTCAGAAGACGCATATAataacgaaaaaaatgagatagaaggaaacaaattattttttaatatgaaaaaagagacaataaatataaataacaaacatatatgtaatactaaaataatgaataatGGTAATAGTCTAATTATATCAGGTAATGATCATAATGTAAGAATATacgaatttaaaaatatgaataaatatgaaaaaaattatacaaaacttataaatttatcagAAAATTCTATTGTTAATAGCTtggatataaataacaatttcATTCTTTTGGGGTATGGGTATAAATGTTATgtttataatatgaaatGTGAATTAATTAAGAATACAATTCGAGGTGATATGTATATTACAGatgttaataaaacaaaaggGCATATGAGACAAATAAATTGTTGTAAATTTCACcctaataataataatatatttataagtgGTTCGTTAGATAGTACACTAAGAATATgggatttaaaaaatgaaaaaaatatttatggtATTGATAATGAGTTAGTACATAGTCaatgtttaaaaattttgaatgaaaaaaatattatgaataataatatattgtgTTGTGATTTTAGTAAAGATGGTAATACAATATTAATCGGATGTGAAAATGGGCAATTAGATATtcgaaataaaatatccaATGATTACATGTATAGTTATAGATCAGATTATAATATGAGTAGtggtaataaaaaagggtTATGTCATAAAAATTCTAtaattgatatattaacttcgaaaaaaatggattattatttttttactagAAGTTTAGATGAAACAATCAAATATTGGGATCGAAGAAATTTACAAACCCCAATTAATACAATAGAAAATGTGGATACATTTATTTCGAAAAGTAACATGTCCTTTTATGGGACTGGAGAGAAATATTTAGCAATTGGAACACAAAGgaaaaaaacagaaaacaaaataaacattagaaataataataatgataaaatagtAGGATCAAGGAAGGCAAGTTTCGATATCAATGAAGAAGAGACATGGGTAAATGAAgacaaagaaaatataattaattttgaaaatattgtaGATTTAGAGGAGCGTGAAAACAAAGAAGCTGAAATAAAGAAGgcaaaaatgaaaaagtaTACTATGGgcaattatataaaagtataCAAAGGGGAAGATgatattaacaaatatcTTAATGAGATGGCTtcatgtaataataaaataaataaaagtatcGAAGGTGCACTAAacatatatgatataacaagttgtaattttaatatgatTTATAGTGAAATATATGAGGGTTGTGGAATTATATCTACATGTTATGATGATACAATAAAACAGCTATTTTTAGGTACCACTAATGGTaattgtataatatattatgataataattctCGAAATGGGGTTTtacaatatattaacaaagaagaaaatgtaACAAACAGTGTAGATAATTCATTTTACGTGAATacagaaaatatatttaatatggATAATATACCTGAGGATATACATATTACTGAATCGGGAAAAGTTAtaattaagaaaaaaaataaaagagtAAAAATGAATCCAACAATTGGTTTGCATACCTCGAATGCGTATGAAAAGAAAAGACACATCGATCCATattctaaatatattgtaaatACAAAAGATGGCAAAAATGCATATGAAGATATAgataatgaaattaaaaacacGGATGAAAAAGAAGATGATATTGTCGACATATTAAGAAAAAGAGagttaaataaaaaagaaaatgattattttttaaaagctTACCAACATACTCAAcccaataaaataattgatTACTCCTCAGGAGATGAACAAGAATACTCAAAATTTTTGACTATGCCAAAATGTCCACAATGTGGAATCAAAAATTGTGTTTGTGGGTATATGAAAGGTAAAGGAAAAAAGTGA